TTTGATCTCACTCACCTGCCCATGGCTCCAGCTGACTTCACCCCGTGCATTGCCACAGTTTTCCATGCGGATGGAACTTCCCGACACAAAGTGCTTTGTTTCCATACACATGGTGCTTGCCTCGTTTCGTATCTGCGATGCGGACAACAAATGATAATAACAGTTAAAGGATAGCATTAACATTGAAAATTAGTGCTATCTCACATTCAGAATGTGCAAAGAAGAATATCATTGATTTTCAagcctatctttttttttaacttcttacAGTAGAGTTGTTTAAAGGGTTCAAATAACCATCACATTGATGGTCATTTCTGTCAGAGTGACTTTTTGCTTAGTCAAGTCTAATAGAAGTAGTGGGCATACCGTGCCCCAGGCTGCGGCAGGTGGCTCTACAGGGGGGTAGTGCTGTGGAAGATCCCAGGCCACCTCGTTCATGAACCACTTAAAGTTCTTGCATCCAAGGCGTCTCCTCAGTTCCTTCTGCTCCCTTACATCGCCCACAGACATGTGACGGTACTCGGGCCGCCGCTGATAGATGTACTCGGCATACTCGTCCATCCAGACCTCCGCCACGCGCTTCAGATTCTGGAAAAAGAGAAAGGCTGCTGTGAGTTGAGTTGGAAAACACCAACTCTTGGGGCTGGAGCCTACTTCATTTTGGTAATTTGTAAATTATCACAATGGTTATGAAGGGCATAGAGAAAGTGATAAAGTACTTGTCTACTAAAGCACAATCTTGGGGGTAGAAAAGTGTTAACCCATTAATAAACATTGCATTAGACCAAGCTTAATTTCACACTATATGGCACAAAACACGACATAGAGTATGCTTGATACTACATATTCATTTGTACAAGAGTGAAACAAACTTCATAAagctcaatttttattttttgatataagtttgtttccaagaaaaaaatattaaaatgtaattgttttgtGCTGCACAACTGATTCGTCCAAACAAACGTTTTCATTGCTAAACCttcttatgtatttattaaatattacagttgaGGCATAAGAATGAagtgtattaatatctaagtataatCCATgactaaaaaatattaaatactttaagtactgCGCTCTaaatgaaaatagttcctctccgattcattaaaaaaaaaaaaaagaaacagctaTTGTGAGGTTTAGTCGAAGTCCTCTTCATCAGATTCGAGAGGTATTGGATCATTAGTGGAATCTTCAGGAGGCAACGTAGGGCCAGCAGGAGGAGCCTCTTTCTGCGAGAGGTTTTCCGGCGGACAAGGAACATGGCAAATGCCGTTTCTTTTCTTCTACAAATTTGCTTTGGTAAAAAGGGCATGACACTGTCAAGACGATTGCTAAATTTAATGTCTCTGACCACTTTGTCATCAATCTCCTGGACCCGTTGTTGCAAATGCGGGCCATATACCAGGAGTTCAAAGTTTTCCTCTGTAGAGGCcatttgtaaacctaaatatctTAAACCCAGTACATCCAATCGCATTTACTCCTTTTGTGCTCTATATAGGACATGCAGAGCTTTTCAATGATACCAAATTTCTTTTGCAGAattccaattacttcacatagattggggaattttaaaataaatattactggacaacatttttttcccctggtagTCAGGAAGAAGACCACattcctcatcctcatccttcTCGTTGTCCGCTGCTTCACTCATCTATGGCGTAAATCACTCATAATgctggtttatttatttattcatagtgGTTACCACTCGCGTACTGTCCTTGGAAAGTATATTGGGGCGCACTTCTGAATGTTCACTTCTTTCTTGGTAACGCACGGTAGATTCATTTATGCCGCAACGGCACTTTCGCATagcaacatctttttttttcggtCACTGTCATCATGTCTCATTTTTTCAAGGGATCAATGGGTGCCAAGACGCTGAGGGCATTTTCAAAGGAGACTCAAAATCCAAAGAGAATTGGAATGCGCTTGGGAAATTCACTTGCAACAAATCAGGAGAAGATGTAGCCCTTCTCGAGCCACGTAATTCAGCGCCGAAGAAGAAGGGGAGCCCTgatttccaccatttttttatccCGTCTTCCACTAgtgagtttcagcatgaatttcgacagttttaggatttttttatgtacttaatatgaaaaattgcaatgtacTGAAGCCGTAAATGTTGAAGCCGCAAAGTGGTTAAGGATCACAGTAGAGAAAATACCTCgatatacgagtgccccgacatcaGTGCATTttaagatacgagtacaattttgagcaaatatttatctttagatacgagacaaattttggtATGTGAGCATACTGCGGATGCGAGagactgctcataagaacatcgtgggcactgtctttctagtccaaactcccttgtgtaatgtctctactgggcggagcgttgcaatacttcagtgtttttttttccgttcgACAGtgtgaatggcggagcttgttcgctaatacgagaggagtactacttcccgggcaagttggcaagtggtcgtactttatcctattgtgaggacatttctgtgcataattttcacaatattttgaAGCGAAGACTGAAGCAAACAACTCTCGATAGGttgcagctgaaagtcagggtggaggcggagcaaatagagccaacccgggagatgAAAGgtataacatttttaaacaaaattataattaagttCAGTgcaagattagattaaatttatttgagtgtctgcatcgtaatccaagttcatttgaatttttttgttatgttatgagcgcattgccgtgcaaaaagtctttcGCTCCCCACTACGAAATCAGTAAAATTTTaggactattaaacacattttagtactattatacCACCAGTTATTTGTTAACTTGTTAAAAGATGGCTAATTAGAacgaataaaaatgttttttcaatccaatatcctgttgtttttttccccagagggttggaacaaattcctttgtttttagttcatttctatgggaaacattcatttgagttacgagtaaattgacattcgagctcagtcccggcatgcattaaactcgtatctcgaggtacagCCATAtgtctacttacgaatgcctctagataggaaatgttttatatgcaaatgagtgcctcgagataccaaaaagatccaagttacaaaacccccaaaaagtaaatgcaattccttatcatttattttatttagagaCCTCTctaccctctactgggctctcatttcatcgTTCTAATTCTAACTCATATACAGCAATCCttcgattattgcggttaatgagGCACAGACATGGCtacgataaacaaaaaaaaacatgggtaaTATGCAGggtacattttcatatgcttgttattcattttaagacattaatcaaTCATTTCcagataattttctctcatttttgtgtttcctcacatctttcaaactaaattgggacactttgaccaattttaaagggtttagttggtagttgtttgaggaccgtggaacaaattagataatttacatataaaatactgctctacttatcaaattttcaagttacgaaaaaagttctggaaccaattaattttttaaGTAAAGGTATGACTCTATATGGCTTTGTTTAAAGTTGGAAAAACTACATTCAGGTGTGCTTTTTTTCATGTTCTAACAATTGCCAGCATCTAAGTCTAAGACTTGAGAGCAATGAAGAACAAATCACCTATCTGAAACATTCTTTACAGGGTCGCCATGTACACacaatgtgaaataaaaaaaagtcagcctTAAGTGCATGAGCCGACAAGCGGAAGTACTGTATGAGTTAGAATCAAGACAAATCACCCAGCCTTGGAGGGTCGGAAAAGATGCACCCACACAGCTTGTACATGCTTCATTGCTTTTAGCACTACACAAGGTGAAGCAACCCTCTTCTGTGCTTTCTACGGTGATAAAATTCAAGGAGGTGGAGAGGCTGATCCGTGAACCGCACAAAGGCTAGATTTTCAGACTGGAGATTGAGGAAAAATCTGTGATGCATTTGTCTGCTGGTCTGGATGTTTAAAGTGCCTCCGCCTCGATGTTGACTCTAATTGTGTACTAAACAGCAATGACCGAGGAGaggcatttttgtgtgtgtaggaTTCGGTTGTGACATCAttgccatcagcaaggacaCTGGCTTGACTAGAGTGCCTCGTTGCTAGGCTGTGCATAAAGTACAAGTTAAATCGTGTAGGCATGCAGATAATATTATTGACAGCAAAAAAGgtagattttattttgtatttgtgttcaattattcattcattcattttccttactgcttattctcacaaggaaAGTAGGGGGTGCTGAGCCTTTCCCatccaactatgggcaccaggcaggggccaccctgctaaccactcatccaacgGGCCACCTACTTGCGTTCAGTTTCAAGTAATTCTTTTGGTACCACTATCAGTTTTACAGACTAATTAAATGATGGAATCTTGAAAAAGCATATTTAAGAATAAACTATCAAGTCTCACAGAGATCAATAACAATTGAAATagtagaatttttattttttttaatgtaatgctGAAAATCATCGGTCCTAAAAAGCGAAGACGTGGCGGCAGGACAGGAGCCGGCACACGGCATATGACTCAATGGAAAAAGAGTGTTTAGAAATGGGAGTAGAAAATCTAATGTTGGTCAAAGGAGGAAATCAGttccaaaaaacacaaagctcCATAACACCAACATTGCATCTGAGAGAAAAATGGGTGCCAGACACAGAAGAATCTTGGGCCCCATTAACATGGTCTATAATCCtagcgtgatttatgggtgtgtgtgtgtgtttgtgtatgttaagaCTATATCGCTACATTTGTCCAAAcggtgcaacgtagagagttcaatttttttaatggtggccagaaacggctttCGTATCCTAATTGAATTTAGAGAAGGTTCTCGAGgtgtgtaaactcaacttttatttgttacagCTGAAAGTAGAATTTATGTATGAATCATTGTTTACATGATGAGCCCTAAACGCACCGCGTGGCTGATTGGTCCACCAGTGAGTTTCCTAGCTGCTCCCCGgaacccttttttttctgtcgtgacgggagttataaaacatccactcatccataaatcacgctttatctatTCTCTAATCCTTATAAATCGTGATGTGCGAATAGACGTGTGTCCACCTGAAAACTCGCTGCTGGAAATTATTCCCAAAATaacgtttgtaaatgatgtggaAAGGCGTCTTGGGTCAGCGCATCCAGCACTATTGTGTCTTGCCGAGTCTTTTCGGTTACGATATGACACGACAATTGTTTCGGACAGCAGGAATAgataaagcatgatttatggatgaagagatgttttatgttaacattctcacTTTTACAACCTTAtgtcagaagcagcataaaaaaatccaatctgccaaattattggtaaaatattatttattatttgtttttgatcaatttGGGTGTGTTTGAAGAGAGAAGTATATACAAAGTATGATAAAAAGCAAAGAGCTGCGTGCTTGCTACCCCTGCCCTTATGTGATAGTCCAACTTGAATTAAGAGATTTGAAGAGTCTTTGTTTAACTCATTGTATGCATACTTTGCCCCCACCAATGGCAATTTGATGTGTGGTCGTCGTGCGGGTCAAACTGAGGAAACTCACCCTGGCAAGGCTGACTCCACCGGGCACTTTGTATGGGACATATTTCCTGTAAATATGTCCCACCCTGGAACACGGGATGTCTTCCATACGACCACCGCACATCCACACCTGGgcgtaaatacagtatttagtaTCATGATAGCCATATTATGAAGTGTATTTTCTCATTCTTAAGAATTCAGTCCCTGTCAACAGGTTCATTTAAACAGAAGGAATATAATAAAGCAGATTTGACATCTCAATTCATATTCGTATCAAAGCCGGTACGGCGCAGAACACATTTAATCTCCCATCACGGAATCTGTCTAATTAAATGAGACTCCCCGAAGGGGCGGGACAGTTCGAGGGTGGGGGCCCTTTGTGCTTGATTAAGTGAGACGACAAAAGCGAGGCGCGCGTTCAAAGTACAATTCGATTACTGAGCGGTGCAAGGCCATCAGCTTTCTCGACTGACTGGAAGAGTGGCGGGACGGCTCTTTACGATTCTGACAATGTCGCCACCACTCATACGGAATAATTCACGTTGAAACGGCAAACGAAAGCTCAACCTAATAACAAGGCATAGTGAGCGTGATTGATGTAAAGTCGCTTGGGTTTAACTCGAACAAAAGCCAAAAACTGTGCGCTGGAGGACCTTTTTCCCCAATCAGgtttaaaatgttgacattatTACACATTATGAGCGTCTGTGACTGAAATTTTTGCCTCCTACTGAGAACCAGCCATTGTTGAATTTCTGATACATATCTATGTACGTATAAGtgcgtgtatatacacacacacacacatatatatatatatatgtatgtatatatatatatatatatatatatatatatatatatatatatatatatatatatatatatatatatatatatatatatatatatatatctctgtgtgtgtgtatatatatatatatatatatatatctgtgtgtatgtatatatatatatatatagtgaggataaagtggttcagaaaatgagatgtgaaaTTTGATGTACTGTAATTactttctgtataaaaatgtaattttatgttcaaaatgtcttttttcaaacttgagtccTAAAAAAGAGatagggacaccctgaaatgatagccagccaatcgcagggcacaaggagacaaacagccattcacgctcactcatacctaggggcaatttggagcgtccaatcagcctacgatGCATGtctctggaatgtgggagaaaaccagagtacccggagaaaacacacGCAGGCCCGGCGATAACacgccaactccacacaggtgaaccaacctggatttgaacccaggcagAAACTCAACCACTGGGCCGCCCAACATACTGGTTTATACGATAAACACATGAAGCCATTCATTGTTGCACCTTTACAAACAACATAGTAATCACATAAAACATTTCTCATAGTTCCAATGGTGAGTAAAGTAAGAGAAGGTAATTGTTTCCTTCACCTTGAAGGAGATCTCATACTGCTCTCCTCCCCAAATCTCCAGACCTGTGTCGTACCCTCCTAACTCCCAGAACCACTTCCTGTCCATGGCAAACAGCCCACCGGCCATTACGGGAGACCTAAACCgcaaggggaaaaaacattttggttgACAGGGATTGGTCACATTGGTTTCATTTACTAAATTCCTAACTTTTACTAATGAACCTGTGACACCAGGCTGTAATTAGTGTTTAACATATCGAAGCCGATGTAAATTATAATCTGAAAACGTCTCCACAGTATCAAATGTCACAAATACATTTGAGGAGGAAATTTGCACCAAGACAGTACATTTAATTACAGACGACTCGGTGCTTTTTGTTTCTGCTGAATTGACATCgaagatagattttttttgcatggagtctatattttttaatagctcAGGCCACAACTGTGTCaatgtcaataaaaatgaaaacgaaCATTTTTGCAACTTCAATTGGATTTGCGTTGAAGGTCATCTTGTCAGGCAAGACGTGATGACTAATTCCAAGAAATGAGGATAGATTCCGTCTTTCAGGCAACTCTATTTTTCTGCTTATCTTCCCCTGACACCAGTGTATTTTCTGCTCAAGATTCCTCAACAGCTTTTATTACAATGATCATTGAAAATCAGCTTTTTCATAGCTTGCTCGCCTTAGAAAAGTAAAAGCAGGAGCATGGATTTTGGGAGTGCAAATCATTCGCAAGACTGCATTTAACTCGAGAAATTACAATACTGCCGGCTTAACTGTTGAACTTGAAATAGAACAAATCATAGTGAGTGCAACTCACTCAAAGGGCTCGCTAAGGTCGGTTTTCTGCAGCCGGGTGGGGATGGGGATGCGCTTGTAGTACATTTCCCAGTCGAAGGCCCCCCGCATGGCGTCACCTGCCTGCGTCTCGTAGCCGAAGTTGTCATGGTCGATCACATCGATCATCGGACACACGATGGTCTTGCGGTTTTCTGCAATTCGGTCTGAGAATTACAGATTGTGTTACAATTTGATGAAACTTGCTTTTCATAGCTTGCTGGCTTGCATTTTGCATTCATGAATTCTGACTCATTCTGGCTCACTGGTGGACACTAGTGTTTCACATTCTTTTATTCTTTGGAGAATTTATTGTTGACAGCTTGCAGGTTTTGTCGTCATTAATTTCatctaaatttttttttttcattcataacaTATACCTGTCAAGAACCGAAACTTGAGTGCCCACAAAACTTAGATTTTCCTCAATCTTTCGCACAAAAAGTAACTATTGTCACTAGTTTTCTAAGTGTCTGACAGACTAATTTTCCTCACCCAGTAGCGGAGGCAGCCAGTTGACGTTAGCCTCGCAGTGCGAGTCCAGGAAGGTGATGACCTCGCCCTTGGCGGCCGTAGCCCCCAGCAAGCGAGTCCGTATGAGACCCTCTCTCTTTTTACTCCTCAGAATGCGCACTTTGGGGAAGCGAACCATGTACTCATCCAGAGGGGCCTTGAGGTGCTCTGTCCAAGGAGAAATAATAGTGACTGTTTCAAGAACGACCGCTTCAAGTCAAAAAGGCTGActtgctgtctttttttgtcgagcatgaaaataaatttttaacgtaattcaattcaatcacaCCAACAAATAAACAACACAAATATAACCAGTTAACAAGCCTTACATATATAATGAAAGAGAATGTGAAAACCTTGAAACGGTGAATTATTTGAGCTATAAGTATTCGGAGCAGGATTTGTACTGTGAATCAAAACTTTAATAGCACCTTACTACTCTTACAATAGATGAAAGTTAACAATCAACATTAAATCAGGCATCTGGTAGTGCCACCTGCTCCAGACTTAAAATGTCCCCCTTTTGGCCTTCGAAATTATAACTCATCTGGAAATTATTTTTCCTCTGCAAACTTTTCTGCAATCTGctgattttttactttttactgctGTCGTTGGACTATAAGGAGGGTAAAACGCAACCAAGTGtaggacataaaaaaaagtggatgcaTGCATAAACACTGCTGGCACAGGAGTAAGATTGTAAATGGTCAGTATTCAAGAAGAGTATGCTTAAATAGAAATGTATGTGGCTAACAAAGGAGTCTTGTAGCAAGTATTGCCTGGAAagaacatccaatccaaactcCGCagggaggaccaacctggggaCTGAACCCACAACACCAAGACTGTGAGGCGATGCGCTAATCACTTGTCCGCCAGGTCTCCCTCAATTACTCATACAGATCCACAATTAAActgtgcaataaaaaaatgttctttaagGGTTTGCCTCTGCGTTCATGTGCGAAGAGTTAGAATCCAAAATGGAAAGTGTGTAAAAGTCAACCCCGGAAAGCATGAGTCCGGGGAGATTTTACCATATACTTTCAAACCGTAGACAGAATTACCATAGCGTAACGGAACCATCTTGGGCTACATGAATTTGTTGGTGCCTACAAAGGGATAAATATCTTTCATTTATTCCTCTTAACTCTAAAAGCAAGCAAagtgttttaaaatcaaataattaatcATGTGAAATTTTTAAAAGCCCCAACAGCAGTGTATAGATCAAAACTGCAAATAATGTAGCCAGTGTGTCCTTGGAGTGGTTGTTTTGACATTGTGTCAGCATTGATCAAGTTCAAAATATGCACTTGCCCGTACTAGTTCCATACATTTAACACAAATCAAattcacaaaaagaaacacCCTGTAGTACAGACCATATTAACTGACTTCTGTCtttcattttgaaacatttataAAACATTGTTCCTGCCACTATGCCTTTGATGTTGTTCATCACGATTACAGCAGATACTGTAAATAAACCATTTGTTATATTTGAGGTATTTTTCAatgcttttaatctatttacaaaaaatgctCAAACAGATAAAAAAGAGCTAAACAGTAGGAAAACACCACTGCAGCTAAATGACGTTTCATTTTGCCAAGCATCAGCTTTTGCAGGAACAGTTCATatatttctaatatttcctattttattctcccacaaaaagttaaacattttctttgctgTGATTCAGTGTGggtattcatttcattcatgAATTGTGTACAGTATTCCCTTCAAGACATAGGTGTTGTTTGGTCTTTTGTTGtggctagaaaaaaaagtatcaatcAAGAAAACATGGCATCTAGCTTTTCTCCTTTGTCACTTTTATGGAAATAAAACACATAAATCACATCTTGAGGTTGTAATTTATACTGTGCCGTAACTGTCGTTTCAACGTGGTGGAACAAACAAAGTGCTCGATTGCGCTGTCTAGGTTTTTAGCGCTAATTCAATAAAGGGAGCATTTACAAGGCCCTGAGCAAGCACGCTCTCTCCATCCCGTCTCATAAAAACATGTGTTAGGCCAAAGTCAGTCATGAACAGAGGAGGAGGGTTTCCAAGGTCTTGCAATAGCTTCCCTTTCAACTTCTAATAGTCATTTCATGTATCATTACAAATTATTGGTTCACTATGATTTGGTATGTCCTGCAATTTGGCCGTTTGGTGTTAGGTCGCTATAGTTATTGCTCCtaactttttaaattcacattGTGCCCCACCTGGTGTccattgttagctgggataaccCCCACCACCGCGACCCTTGAGAGGATAAGCGCTAcatataatgaatgaatagggCTTTCCCATCCTGATTGATTGCTGCTGCTTTTACTCATGTATTTTAGAATgtattgtcttttgtttttcgaTCTTATTTCTTACTGTTCAGTTTGCTTAATTTCCTTCTTCACACCTGCTTTGTTGATATTTTCTATTACACTCATAGTACTACCTGATTCACATACTATGTCCTCTCCTACTTGCTACATTTTATACCACTTGTTCACAGGGTCTT
This portion of the Stigmatopora nigra isolate UIUO_SnigA chromosome 19, RoL_Snig_1.1, whole genome shotgun sequence genome encodes:
- the LOC144212624 gene encoding polypeptide N-acetylgalactosaminyltransferase 10-like, with translation MRRREKRLLQFAGVLIAAFLFLPNVGLWSLYRDRVFDNPPNVAMSAAVDGPDLRPLIQDGDRQQKDNPVGQNGPQRKDWHDYDAIKRDASRSGNGEHGKPFPLTDADKVDQAYWENGFNIFVSDRISLNRSIPDIRHPNCKHKLYSKKLPSTSIIIPFHNEGWSSLLRTVHSVLNRSPPQLIAEVILVDDFSDKEHLKAPLDEYMVRFPKVRILRSKKREGLIRTRLLGATAAKGEVITFLDSHCEANVNWLPPLLDRIAENRKTIVCPMIDVIDHDNFGYETQAGDAMRGAFDWEMYYKRIPIPTRLQKTDLSEPFESPVMAGGLFAMDRKWFWELGGYDTGLEIWGGEQYEISFKVWMCGGRMEDIPCSRVGHIYRKYVPYKVPGGVSLARNLKRVAEVWMDEYAEYIYQRRPEYRHMSVGDVREQKELRRRLGCKNFKWFMNEVAWDLPQHYPPVEPPAAAWGTIRNEASTMCMETKHFVSGSSIRMENCGNARGEVSWSHGQVFTFGWRQDIRVGDPLHTKKVCFDAVSHSSPVTLYDCHGMKGNQLWRYRKDKSLFHPVSNSCVDGNAAERRIFMNTCDPSSPSQRWLFEKTNATVLERFNHFAAN